The Eleutherodactylus coqui strain aEleCoq1 chromosome 13, aEleCoq1.hap1, whole genome shotgun sequence genome includes a window with the following:
- the LOC136587371 gene encoding olfactory receptor 8H1-like, with the protein MSTINQTKVTEFILLGFGNFHSFNAAFFVLFLIIFLFTVLGNILIILLVSTNVHLQSPMYYFLCHLSVSDLVISMNIVPNMLGAILFGEKNMTFIGCIAQFYFFSGTTISECFLLSVMSYDRYLAICNPLRYSSIMDFKRQIYHSAWPWMLGFSFNFTGVMPVAKFNFCHDNIIDHFYCDLSPLLKLSCSDTSFVELEFYMFSGPLFVLPSVFIIVTYVYIFHTIIKIPSTTGKQKTFSTCSSHLIVVGSFYGALIGKYMIPSKGHSLLNKIISLLHTVFTPLLNPIIYSLRNQDIKIALKKISGP; encoded by the coding sequence ATGTCTACAATTAATCAAACAAAAGTGACAGAATTCATTCTATTGGGTTTTGGAAACTTTCATAGTTTCAATGCTGCATTCTTTGTTCTCTTCTTGATCATCTTTCTTTTTACAGTTTTGGGAAACATTCTTATAATCCTCCTAGTTTCCACCAATGTCCATCTCCAGTCCCCCATGTATTACTTCCTTTGTCATCTTTCTGTTTCTGACCTTGTCATTTCCATGAATATTGTTCCCAATATGCTTGGTGCCATTTTGTTTGGAGAGAAAAACATGACTTTCATTGGCTGCATCGCTCAATTTTATTTCTTCAGTGGTACAACCATTAGTGAATGTTTTCTTCTTTCAGTGATGTCCTATGATCGATACTTGGCCATCTGCAATCCTTTAAGATACTCTAGTATCATGGACTTTAAGCGTCAGATCTATCATTCAGCATGGCCATGGATGCTGGGTTTTAGTTTTAATTTTACAGGAGTCATGCCAGTAGCAAAGTTTAATTTTTGCCATGACAATATCATTGACCATTTCTACTGTGACCTTTCTCCTCTTCTGAAGCTTTCTTGCTCAGACACTTCCTTTGTAGAACTGGAATTCTATATGTTTTCTGGGCCACTATTTGTCCTTCCTAGTGTTTTTATCATTGTAACCTATGTGTATATTTTCCACACTATAATTAAGATACCATCCACAACGGGCAAGCAAAAGACTTTTTCTACTTGCAGTTCTCATCTTATTGTTGTGGGGTCATTTTATGGGGCACTAATAGGTAAATACATGATCCCATCTAAAGGGCATTCATTGCTTAATAAAATTATATCATTACTGCACacagtatttactcctctattaAACCCTATAATATACAGCCTCAGAAACCAGGACATAAAAATCGCACTTAAAAAAATTTCTGGTCCATAA